The Acidobacteriota bacterium genome has a segment encoding these proteins:
- a CDS encoding ATP-binding cassette domain-containing protein: protein MMTLWALAIGLGAVLGAPLTAAARSLARRFGQLDHPGGHKRHRRPIPVAGGSAVFWTVALLLLALEAASRLLPGSVPNFLRPAFGPELSTLFAGAFLLHLVGLVDDRVSLRPWHKLLPQAVAALPMVWVFEVRLLPLWLPSWASIAFSLLWFLAITNAFNFLDGLDGLLGSVGTICALLLGLTAVAAGQTSTAVLLGLLAGALLGFLVFNLPPASIYMGDSGSLVVGYLLAYCSIDITYSAAGPTGNIEEAPWYAVFTPLAILAIPLYDLVTVVVLRLRAFRNPTRADTRHFSHRLQRRGMRVGKVLVVISACTVATGLGGLLLIRLEAWQAILVTFQTLVILLALALLESAPGEAPVTLPDEPWEGEEPTAGAAAVTTTEPPRRYPLALRLLRKSLLLLPERRRWQWAGLVPFSVAAAGAEAAGAAAVFLLIALLSEPAQAARWEERWPALSALLPSGTAAPIAWGAALLAGFYLAKNAFLGLVIYLQNRLFQHTAADLARSLLTRYLSAPYSFHLRRSSAELIHRVTEGCHRVVNLVLGATVAGVTEALVVLGILAVLIATSPWATLITLAALGSVMALLLLLLRRRFTTLGRREIALRKEALGTVQDTLEGLKEIRIFGREGHFFELFSRDQHSIAQTVTRLRFLEQLPRLAIESLFIGATLVAVMVVAGGGERVGEMVPLLGLYAYAGFRIIPSFNRMIMHANNFWYGTSSVDDLAQDLLPTPFPAAPESEGEEIPFRHHLVLEEVSYAYDRGPILDRLNLTLEHGGTVGIVGSTGGGKSTLVDLLLGLHEPSSGRILADGVNIRRGLASWRRRIGYVPQKIFLLDDSLRRNIAFAVQDEAIDPERLRQALRLAGLDRLVEELPEGLATRLGEGGVRLSGGQRQRVAIARALYPDPELLIFDEATSALDGRAEQELNAVLRELPREKTTLIVAHRVRTMRGCERLIFLDGGRIAGDGTFDELLRQCAAFRAVVGSPEASR, encoded by the coding sequence ACCCTGTTCGCCGGTGCGTTCTTGCTCCACCTGGTCGGGCTGGTGGACGACCGGGTGAGTTTGCGTCCGTGGCACAAACTCCTCCCTCAGGCGGTGGCCGCCCTGCCGATGGTCTGGGTCTTCGAGGTGCGCCTGCTGCCGCTGTGGCTCCCGTCCTGGGCCAGCATCGCCTTCTCTTTGCTGTGGTTTCTGGCGATCACCAATGCCTTCAATTTTCTGGACGGACTGGACGGACTCCTCGGCAGCGTCGGCACCATCTGCGCTCTGCTCTTGGGTCTCACCGCTGTCGCCGCCGGCCAAACCTCGACCGCTGTCCTCCTCGGCCTGCTGGCCGGCGCCCTGCTCGGCTTCCTGGTGTTCAACCTGCCGCCGGCTTCGATCTACATGGGGGACAGCGGTTCCCTGGTGGTCGGCTACCTGCTGGCCTACTGCTCGATCGACATCACCTACTCCGCCGCAGGCCCCACCGGAAACATCGAAGAGGCGCCCTGGTACGCCGTGTTCACCCCGTTGGCGATCCTGGCCATTCCGCTCTACGACCTGGTCACGGTGGTCGTTCTGCGTCTGCGAGCGTTCCGCAACCCCACCCGTGCCGATACCCGCCACTTCTCCCACCGGCTCCAGCGGCGCGGCATGAGGGTCGGCAAGGTGCTGGTGGTGATCAGTGCCTGCACCGTGGCGACGGGCCTCGGCGGACTGCTGCTGATCCGCCTGGAGGCCTGGCAGGCCATTCTCGTCACTTTCCAGACGCTGGTCATCCTTCTCGCCCTGGCCCTGCTCGAAAGTGCTCCCGGCGAAGCGCCCGTGACGCTCCCGGACGAGCCCTGGGAAGGAGAGGAGCCCACCGCCGGGGCAGCCGCCGTCACGACAACGGAACCACCCCGCCGCTATCCGCTGGCGCTGAGACTCCTGCGCAAGAGCCTCCTCCTCTTGCCCGAGCGCAGACGCTGGCAGTGGGCCGGCCTGGTGCCTTTTTCGGTCGCCGCGGCGGGCGCCGAGGCGGCGGGGGCGGCGGCGGTCTTCCTGTTGATCGCCTTGCTGAGCGAGCCGGCGCAGGCCGCCCGGTGGGAGGAACGCTGGCCGGCCCTCTCGGCCCTTCTGCCGAGCGGTACGGCGGCTCCCATCGCCTGGGGAGCCGCTCTCCTGGCGGGCTTCTACCTGGCCAAGAATGCCTTCCTGGGGCTGGTGATCTACCTGCAGAACCGCCTCTTCCAGCACACCGCCGCAGACCTGGCGCGTTCCCTTCTCACCCGCTACCTGTCGGCCCCCTACAGTTTTCACCTGAGGCGCAGTTCGGCGGAGTTGATCCACCGGGTGACGGAGGGCTGCCATCGGGTGGTGAATCTGGTGCTCGGAGCCACCGTCGCCGGCGTCACCGAGGCGCTGGTGGTGCTCGGTATTCTGGCGGTGCTGATCGCTACCTCGCCTTGGGCTACGCTCATCACCCTGGCCGCCCTGGGAAGCGTCATGGCGCTCCTGTTGCTCCTCCTGCGGCGTCGCTTCACCACCCTGGGCCGCCGTGAGATCGCCCTACGCAAAGAGGCCCTCGGCACCGTGCAAGACACCCTGGAGGGACTCAAGGAGATCCGCATCTTCGGCCGCGAGGGGCACTTCTTCGAGCTTTTCTCGCGCGACCAGCACTCGATCGCCCAAACGGTCACGCGCCTCCGGTTCCTCGAGCAACTGCCCCGTCTGGCGATCGAGTCGCTGTTCATCGGCGCCACCCTCGTCGCCGTGATGGTAGTGGCGGGCGGCGGAGAACGAGTTGGCGAGATGGTGCCCCTCCTCGGACTCTACGCCTATGCCGGCTTCCGCATCATCCCGTCTTTCAACCGGATGATCATGCACGCCAACAACTTCTGGTACGGCACCTCATCGGTGGACGATCTGGCGCAGGATTTGCTGCCAACTCCTTTCCCGGCGGCGCCAGAATCCGAAGGCGAGGAGATCCCCTTCCGCCACCACCTCGTGCTCGAGGAGGTCAGCTATGCCTACGATCGGGGACCGATCCTCGACCGGCTGAATCTCACCTTGGAGCATGGCGGCACCGTGGGAATTGTCGGTTCGACGGGCGGCGGCAAGAGCACCTTGGTCGACCTCCTCCTCGGCCTCCATGAGCCCTCCAGCGGTCGCATCCTGGCGGACGGCGTGAACATCCGACGCGGCCTCGCCTCCTGGCGCCGCAGGATCGGCTACGTCCCGCAGAAGATCTTCCTGCTCGACGACTCCTTGCGGCGCAACATCGCCTTCGCCGTGCAGGACGAGGCGATCGACCCGGAGAGACTCCGCCAGGCCCTCCGCCTCGCCGGCCTCGATCGGCTCGTCGAGGAGTTGCCGGAAGGTCTCGCCACGCGGCTCGGCGAGGGTGGGGTGCGCTTGTCCGGCGGCCAGCGCCAGCGGGTCGCCATCGCCCGGGCCCTCTACCCGGACCCGGAACTGCTGATCTTCGACGAAGCCACCTCGGCCCTCGACGGCCGAGCCGAGCAAGAATTGAACGCCGTGCTGCGAGAACTGCCGCGGGAAAAGACCACCTTGATCGTCGCCCATCGGGTTCGCACCATGCGCGGCTGTGAACGCCTGATCTTCCTCGATGGTGGCCGCATCGCCGGCGACGGGACCTTCGACGAGCTGCTGCGCCAGTGCGCCGCCTTCCGCGCCGTGGTGGGTTCACCGGAAGCCTCGCGATGA
- a CDS encoding glycosyltransferase — translation MNLEGVRISVVVLGDLGRSPRMRYQALSLAAEGAAVDLIGYRQSALPQRLQENPRVTVHSLPAPRAIDPGRGRRIWWDGLLRLAGQSLRLLRRLLFGAPRPRILLVQNPPSVPTLAVAWLAARLRGARLVVDWHNFGATLLALKLGEGHRAVRAMARYERFFGRRADAHLSVSRAMAEELEEKCGLCDVRVLYDRPPAVFQPAARHRRTHLLRRLALMEQAPESSGIVVSATSWTLDEDFSLLIDAVRRIDRTLSKRRQLASADDPPSLVFVLTGRGPLRSAYEADFANLDLQHSRILTRWLTPEDYPLLLAAADLGLCLHRSSSGLDLPMKVADMLGSGLPVCAFDYGPVLAEQLRTGENGVLFTTGEELADRILHLFEGFPGPNSAIARLREALHNRPVERWDDGWRRDARRTFEGLLR, via the coding sequence ATGAACCTCGAAGGGGTACGGATCAGCGTGGTGGTCCTGGGTGATCTCGGACGCAGCCCCCGCATGCGGTACCAGGCGCTCTCCCTCGCCGCCGAAGGCGCGGCCGTCGACCTCATCGGCTACCGGCAGAGCGCCTTGCCGCAAAGGCTGCAAGAAAACCCTCGCGTGACCGTCCATTCCCTGCCGGCGCCGCGCGCCATCGATCCCGGCCGCGGCCGGCGGATCTGGTGGGATGGACTCCTTCGCCTGGCCGGCCAGAGCCTGCGGCTGCTGCGACGGCTCCTCTTCGGGGCGCCGCGACCGCGCATCCTCCTGGTGCAGAACCCACCGTCCGTCCCCACCCTCGCCGTCGCCTGGCTCGCAGCTCGCCTGCGCGGCGCCCGGCTGGTAGTGGACTGGCACAACTTCGGAGCCACCCTGCTGGCCCTGAAACTCGGCGAGGGTCATCGCGCGGTTCGCGCCATGGCTCGCTACGAGCGATTCTTCGGGCGCCGGGCGGACGCCCACCTCTCGGTTTCCCGCGCAATGGCCGAGGAACTGGAAGAAAAGTGCGGCCTCTGCGACGTGCGGGTACTCTACGACCGCCCACCGGCCGTCTTTCAACCGGCGGCGCGGCATCGGCGGACCCATCTCCTCCGCCGCCTTGCGTTGATGGAGCAGGCGCCGGAGAGTTCCGGCATCGTCGTCAGCGCCACCAGTTGGACCCTGGATGAGGACTTTTCGCTGCTCATCGACGCCGTCCGGAGGATCGACCGCACCCTGTCGAAGCGCAGGCAACTCGCCTCAGCGGACGACCCGCCGAGCTTGGTCTTCGTCCTCACCGGCCGCGGTCCGCTCCGCTCGGCCTATGAAGCCGACTTCGCGAACCTCGATCTGCAGCACAGTCGAATCCTCACCCGCTGGCTCACGCCGGAGGACTACCCGCTGCTCCTCGCCGCGGCAGACCTCGGGCTGTGCCTCCACCGTTCGTCCTCGGGTCTCGATCTGCCGATGAAGGTCGCCGACATGCTGGGCTCCGGCCTGCCGGTTTGCGCCTTCGACTACGGGCCGGTGCTGGCGGAACAACTGCGAACCGGAGAGAACGGAGTGCTGTTCACCACCGGCGAGGAGCTGGCCGATCGAATCCTCCATCTGTTCGAGGGATTCCCCGGCCCGAATTCCGCCATCGCGCGGCTGCGAGAGGCCCTCCACAACCGCCCCGTCGAACGCTGGGACGACGGGTGGCGGCGAGACGCGCGCCGGACCTTCGAGGGTCTGTTGCGGTGA
- a CDS encoding glycosyltransferase yields the protein MTRVLMVHPSLQPPGGGNCVAAWAIEALREPYDLTLLAWRQPDLEPVNRYFGTSLRPGDFRLLRVPAPLRLAVDSLPTPSALLGWGVMTRYARRLLQRGEWDVVLSTQNEMDFGRPGIQYIHFPTYFEPRPDCDHRWYHRAFPFLLSGYRRLSHRLASHSADGIRRNLSLVNSDWTGGKLREIYGVDSVTVPPPVPGTFLRRPWEEREDGFVCIGRISPEKEVVKMIEILSHVRRRGRAIRFHIVGSPDHDAYTQRVLTAAEAEGDWIDLHFDLPRDEMLTLLAASRYGIHGMGNEHFGIAVAEMQRAGAIVFVPDDGGQVEIVDGDPRLVYRSVEEAVEKIDRVLTEPDLRGAILRNVEERRGRYSAERFVADLRGAVGDLSEMSKFQ from the coding sequence GTGACACGGGTTCTGATGGTCCATCCCTCCCTGCAACCGCCGGGCGGCGGCAACTGCGTCGCCGCCTGGGCTATCGAAGCCCTGCGCGAGCCCTACGACCTGACTCTGCTCGCTTGGCGCCAGCCCGATCTGGAGCCGGTCAACCGCTATTTCGGCACCTCCCTCCGGCCAGGCGACTTTCGTCTTCTTCGGGTGCCGGCTCCCCTGCGGCTGGCGGTGGACTCCCTACCCACGCCGTCGGCCCTGCTCGGCTGGGGCGTGATGACGCGCTATGCCCGCCGGTTGCTCCAGCGCGGGGAGTGGGACGTCGTCCTCAGCACCCAGAACGAGATGGACTTCGGCCGGCCCGGCATTCAATACATTCACTTCCCTACCTATTTCGAGCCCCGACCGGACTGTGACCATCGCTGGTACCACCGCGCCTTCCCGTTCTTGCTCAGCGGCTACCGACGGCTCAGCCACCGCCTTGCCAGCCATTCGGCCGACGGCATTCGGCGCAACCTGAGCCTAGTCAACTCCGACTGGACCGGCGGCAAGCTGCGCGAAATCTACGGCGTCGACTCGGTCACCGTACCGCCGCCGGTGCCGGGCACCTTTCTCCGACGCCCGTGGGAGGAGCGCGAGGACGGCTTCGTGTGTATCGGCCGGATCTCGCCGGAGAAAGAGGTCGTCAAGATGATCGAGATCCTCTCCCACGTGCGCCGCCGGGGCCGCGCCATCCGCTTCCACATCGTCGGCAGTCCCGACCACGACGCCTACACCCAACGGGTGCTCACCGCGGCCGAAGCGGAAGGCGACTGGATCGATCTTCACTTCGACCTGCCGCGGGACGAAATGCTCACCCTCCTGGCCGCAAGCCGCTACGGCATCCACGGCATGGGCAATGAGCACTTCGGCATCGCCGTCGCGGAGATGCAGCGAGCCGGCGCCATCGTCTTCGTGCCGGACGACGGCGGCCAGGTGGAGATCGTCGATGGCGATCCGCGGCTGGTCTACCGCAGCGTCGAGGAGGCGGTGGAAAAGATCGACCGGGTGCTAACGGAGCCCGACCTGCGCGGCGCGATTCTGCGGAACGTTGAAGAGCGCCGCGGGCGCTACTCCGCGGAGCGGTTCGTGGCGGATCTGCGCGGCGCGGTCGGTGATCTATCTGAAATGTCGAAATTTCAATAG
- a CDS encoding oligosaccharyl transferase, archaeosortase A system-associated: MSRAVPPGALSPRLPGRGRRDVGWLLVIVYTAILVRVYPAFSNVFGGPAVAFQGNDAWYHMRLIDHLVANFPHRLTFDPYALHPGGQAVSVAPLLDLLIAGIAWVIGFGAPSERLVETVAAWTPPVLGALTVLPVYGIGRRLLDRRAGLFAAGLLAVQPGQFLLRSILGFVDHHVMEALLSTLTVWLVLLALEGTRDGRRPAHGVAALAGLALGGYLLAWGSGSLFVAVLVLWFVLQMICDLYRDRPVAPLIWLAVPMAVTAGVVLVPFVRVLPGVGLHLAALAGLAGVPCALAGLASWARRFRRPRAAFSILAVFALAGAWWILVGFQPAVASKILVSIGRFLPSDVGRTVSEAQPLLGGAEKPLEEVWRQYRAAFALGLVGWVVLIWRVLRRGKGEEQVGDLLLPVWSLAMFAATLGQNRFGYYLDVNLCLLIGGLCSVILARPSHQPSAARSDAPASAASFGLSTPRRTSSTPASLREPNSLQLQAPAPSRDEVGEKVGLGPMGQAGGRRKHRVLRAAGALAVALAAFLPTLQPVIEIARSPRGPGYEWWAALSWMREKTPEPFGEASAYLAPATEENLPADGYGVMAWWDYGYWITRIGRRVPVANPTQAGARTAARFYLATDEATAMGILDEVGARYVIANFDLALWLDPGGGSYGLFDAMVPWSGEDRSRFYEIVWLPGPEGELSPVYAFYPAFYQTMAVRLHHFAGDAIETQHSSFIVAFEERPNPKGEQQKVLTEIHPFETYEQAMSFLAEHQDDRYRLVGRDPHYPCLPLEALDRLRQVYQFPSAEALGPQVVPQIRVLEYSPGETDWATGRLHASY, translated from the coding sequence ATGAGTAGAGCAGTCCCTCCTGGCGCTCTGTCACCTCGCCTGCCCGGTCGCGGTCGTCGCGATGTGGGCTGGCTGCTGGTGATCGTCTACACGGCGATTCTGGTGCGGGTGTATCCGGCCTTTTCGAATGTCTTCGGCGGGCCGGCGGTGGCCTTTCAGGGCAACGACGCTTGGTACCACATGCGACTGATCGATCACCTGGTGGCGAATTTCCCGCACCGCCTGACCTTCGATCCCTACGCCCTTCATCCGGGCGGGCAGGCGGTGTCCGTGGCGCCGCTTCTCGATCTGCTGATTGCCGGAATCGCCTGGGTGATCGGATTCGGGGCACCGTCGGAGCGGCTGGTGGAAACGGTGGCTGCCTGGACGCCGCCGGTCCTCGGCGCTCTGACGGTGCTGCCGGTCTACGGCATCGGGCGGCGTTTGCTGGATCGCCGAGCGGGCCTTTTCGCGGCGGGGCTCCTCGCCGTTCAGCCGGGGCAGTTTCTGCTGCGCTCGATCCTGGGGTTCGTCGATCACCACGTGATGGAGGCATTGCTCAGCACCCTGACCGTGTGGTTGGTGCTGCTGGCGTTGGAGGGCACTCGAGACGGGCGGCGACCGGCGCACGGCGTCGCGGCCCTGGCGGGCCTCGCCCTCGGTGGATATCTCCTCGCCTGGGGGAGCGGTTCGCTGTTCGTGGCGGTGCTCGTCCTGTGGTTCGTCCTGCAGATGATCTGCGACTTGTATCGCGACCGGCCGGTGGCTCCTCTGATTTGGCTGGCGGTGCCGATGGCGGTGACCGCCGGGGTCGTGCTGGTGCCCTTCGTCCGGGTACTCCCGGGAGTGGGGCTCCATCTGGCGGCCTTGGCCGGTCTGGCGGGGGTGCCCTGCGCCCTGGCCGGGCTCGCTTCATGGGCGCGACGCTTCCGGCGTCCGCGGGCCGCCTTCTCAATATTGGCGGTCTTTGCCCTGGCCGGTGCCTGGTGGATCCTGGTCGGCTTCCAGCCGGCGGTGGCGTCGAAGATCCTGGTCAGCATCGGCCGTTTCCTGCCGTCCGATGTCGGGCGGACGGTCTCCGAGGCCCAGCCGCTCCTCGGCGGCGCCGAGAAACCCCTTGAAGAGGTGTGGAGGCAGTACCGGGCGGCCTTCGCCCTCGGTCTGGTGGGTTGGGTGGTTCTGATCTGGCGGGTGTTGCGGCGAGGAAAGGGGGAGGAGCAGGTCGGCGATCTGCTGCTGCCGGTCTGGAGCCTCGCGATGTTCGCCGCCACCCTCGGCCAGAACCGCTTCGGCTACTACCTGGACGTCAATCTGTGCCTGCTGATCGGTGGGCTATGCAGCGTCATCCTAGCCCGACCTTCTCACCAGCCTTCTGCTGCGAGGTCGGATGCGCCTGCATCTGCGGCGTCTTTTGGCCTCTCCACTCCTCGACGTACTTCGAGTACGCCTGCGTCGCTTCGAGAACCAAATTCCTTGCAGCTACAGGCGCCTGCGCCCTCTCGCGACGAAGTTGGTGAGAAGGTCGGGCTAGGGCCGATGGGCCAAGCTGGGGGCCGGAGGAAACATCGCGTCCTGCGCGCGGCCGGCGCCCTGGCGGTCGCCCTGGCGGCGTTTCTGCCGACCCTGCAGCCGGTGATCGAGATTGCCCGTTCGCCGCGCGGTCCGGGGTACGAGTGGTGGGCGGCGCTCTCCTGGATGCGGGAGAAAACGCCGGAACCCTTCGGCGAGGCGTCGGCCTATCTCGCGCCGGCGACGGAAGAAAACCTCCCCGCCGATGGCTACGGCGTGATGGCCTGGTGGGACTATGGCTACTGGATCACCCGCATCGGCCGGCGGGTGCCGGTGGCGAATCCGACCCAGGCCGGAGCGCGGACGGCGGCGCGCTTCTATCTGGCGACGGACGAAGCGACCGCCATGGGAATCCTCGACGAGGTGGGCGCCCGCTACGTGATCGCAAACTTCGACCTCGCCCTCTGGCTCGATCCCGGCGGCGGCTCCTATGGCCTGTTCGATGCCATGGTGCCCTGGTCCGGGGAGGATCGGTCACGGTTCTACGAGATTGTCTGGTTGCCGGGCCCGGAAGGCGAGTTGTCGCCGGTGTACGCCTTCTATCCGGCCTTCTACCAAACCATGGCGGTGCGCCTCCATCACTTCGCCGGCGACGCCATCGAGACGCAGCACAGTTCCTTCATCGTCGCCTTCGAAGAGCGCCCGAACCCGAAGGGTGAACAGCAGAAAGTACTGACGGAGATCCATCCGTTCGAGACCTACGAGCAGGCGATGAGTTTCCTCGCGGAGCACCAGGACGACCGCTACCGGCTGGTCGGGCGCGATCCGCACTACCCCTGCCTGCCGCTCGAAGCCCTCGACCGCCTGCGGCAGGTCTACCAGTTCCCGAGCGCCGAAGCCCTCGGGCCGCAGGTCGTGCCGCAGATTCGGGTCCTCGAGTACTCGCCCGGGGAGACGGACTGGGCGACAGGCCGTCTCCATGCGTCCTACTGA
- a CDS encoding alpha/beta fold hydrolase, whose protein sequence is MTSEITSDFVEVSGLRLHFTQAGEGEPVLLLHGWPTSSYLWRNVMPPIAASHRVIALDLPGFGRSDKPLDASYSFRFFERVLTEFLDALEIDRLSLAVHDLGGPVGLFWATAHRERVQSLALLNTLVYPEASWAVKAFVLAVSLPGLRRMATSPWALKKTMQVGVRDRRRLAPEVIEQVQAPFRSPDARTALAKTGRGLSPKGFVSIARKLPEFDCPVRVVYGARDRVLPDVARTMERVKKDLPQTEVTALQDCGHFLQEERPEDVGALLAEFFAR, encoded by the coding sequence ATGACCTCGGAAATCACCAGCGACTTCGTAGAGGTGTCCGGTCTTCGCCTTCACTTCACCCAGGCCGGGGAAGGCGAGCCGGTTCTGCTGCTCCACGGCTGGCCCACGTCGTCGTACCTGTGGCGCAACGTGATGCCGCCGATCGCCGCCTCTCACCGGGTGATCGCTCTCGACCTGCCTGGCTTCGGGCGCTCCGACAAACCGCTCGATGCGAGCTACAGTTTTCGATTCTTCGAGCGGGTGTTGACGGAATTCTTGGATGCCCTGGAGATCGATCGCCTCAGCCTGGCGGTGCACGATCTCGGTGGCCCCGTCGGCCTGTTCTGGGCGACGGCTCACCGCGAGCGGGTGCAGTCCCTCGCGCTCCTCAACACCCTGGTCTACCCCGAGGCTTCCTGGGCGGTGAAGGCGTTTGTTCTGGCCGTGAGCCTGCCGGGTCTGCGGCGGATGGCCACCAGCCCCTGGGCCTTGAAGAAGACGATGCAGGTCGGGGTGCGAGATCGCCGCAGATTGGCGCCGGAAGTGATCGAGCAAGTCCAGGCGCCGTTCCGATCTCCGGATGCGCGCACCGCCCTCGCCAAGACCGGCCGTGGGCTCAGTCCCAAAGGCTTCGTGAGCATCGCTCGGAAGTTGCCGGAATTCGACTGTCCGGTGCGCGTCGTCTACGGCGCCCGCGATCGCGTGCTGCCGGATGTGGCTCGCACCATGGAACGGGTGAAGAAAGATCTCCCCCAGACGGAGGTCACCGCCCTCCAGGATTGCGGTCACTTCCTGCAGGAGGAGCGGCCCGAAGACGTTGGCGCCCTCCTCGCCGAGTTCTTCGCCCGCTGA
- a CDS encoding VOC family protein, giving the protein MKALFTSFPASDYSASKCFYEEAVGLPILREFVGEPHCFTNYDLGGMMLKVYEWLEPYYGSGHSGLFIETEDLDGAVARIREFGGKATVIEVHAWGGRCSSVTDPFGNIFDLIDAAQKGDV; this is encoded by the coding sequence ATGAAAGCGCTCTTCACCTCCTTCCCCGCCTCGGACTACTCGGCGAGCAAATGCTTCTACGAGGAGGCGGTGGGGCTGCCGATCCTGCGGGAGTTCGTGGGGGAGCCGCACTGTTTCACCAACTATGACTTGGGCGGGATGATGCTCAAGGTGTACGAGTGGCTGGAGCCCTACTATGGGAGCGGGCATTCCGGATTGTTCATCGAGACCGAAGATCTGGACGGAGCGGTGGCCCGGATCCGGGAGTTTGGCGGCAAAGCTACGGTCATTGAGGTGCATGCATGGGGCGGTCGCTGCTCCTCGGTGACGGATCCCTTCGGCAATATCTTCGATCTGATCGATGCGGCGCAGAAGGGCGACGTTTGA
- a CDS encoding SRPBCC family protein: MTTMTDSRTIQAPQKLVFRTVSEIDHFSQAVPHITEVEFLTEERSGVGTRFRETRLMKGREATTELEVAEYQPPERVRMVADSHGTVWDSVFTVHPEGDSASVLTLTMEGRPHKLLARIVNPLIAGAVKRALADDMDAVKAYCEEQAKAT, encoded by the coding sequence ATGACGACGATGACCGACAGCCGCACCATCCAAGCGCCGCAGAAGCTGGTGTTTCGGACTGTCTCCGAGATCGACCATTTCTCGCAGGCCGTGCCCCACATCACCGAGGTCGAGTTCCTCACCGAAGAGCGTTCCGGCGTCGGAACCCGCTTTCGGGAGACCCGCTTGATGAAAGGCCGGGAGGCGACGACGGAACTCGAGGTGGCGGAGTACCAGCCGCCAGAGCGGGTGCGGATGGTGGCCGACAGCCACGGCACCGTGTGGGACTCGGTTTTCACGGTACACCCCGAAGGCGACTCGGCGTCGGTTCTCACCCTGACCATGGAAGGGCGGCCACACAAGCTGCTGGCGCGCATCGTCAACCCGCTGATCGCCGGCGCCGTGAAGCGAGCACTCGCCGACGACATGGACGCCGTCAAGGCCTATTGCGAGGAGCAGGCCAAGGCAACCTGA
- a CDS encoding LamG-like jellyroll fold domain-containing protein → MVRAGPRAAGARIYVNGVPAGTRAVPVPETAGASHSTWTPGARHLNSSPADQHSVGEIDDVKVYNRALSEVEIRRAAGLCS, encoded by the coding sequence GTGGTGCGTGCCGGGCCGCGCGCCGCCGGAGCGCGGATCTACGTCAACGGCGTGCCGGCCGGCACCCGCGCGGTCCCGGTCCCCGAGACCGCGGGTGCGAGTCACTCGACCTGGACCCCCGGCGCCCGGCACCTCAACAGCTCGCCGGCGGACCAGCATTCCGTCGGCGAGATCGACGACGTCAAGGTCTACAACCGGGCGTTGAGCGAAGTGGAGATACGCCGAGCGGCGGGACTCTGCTCATAA